In a single window of the Pontibacter russatus genome:
- a CDS encoding glycosyltransferase family 4 protein: MEKPDTTNLLYISYYWPPSGGPGVQRGLKFCKYFPQFGVQPTVLTVDEKQASYPVLDPSFEKEVPQGLQVRRTPTTEPFEYYKKLTGKKEIPFSGFANQKKADTVVDKLFKFVRGNLFIPDARVGWNKHALKKAGELLQDGTYKAVITTSPPHSTQLIGMKLKKQFHLPWIADLRDPWTNIHYYDQLHHTPLARRLDEKYERQVLEQADAIIVTSEDTKRLFLNKPVNISADKIHVIPNGYDEDDFIDPSAPPENELLITYTGTITESYNIDVFLKALAHMMSVHSKVSYRLRFVGQVSEGVKKRIEKAGVLGITEFIPYVPHEQAIQYLMQSTVLLLAIADVDTVYANVPGKLFEYLASNKPIICLGPVHSDTDRIIDECGAGRLFHYTAYDLMVDHLTQLSKAWLINPNQDLPYINHARYSRRALTAELAAVVKKLTRHR; the protein is encoded by the coding sequence TTGGAAAAACCCGACACCACCAACCTCCTCTATATATCCTATTACTGGCCTCCTTCGGGGGGGCCGGGCGTGCAGCGCGGGCTCAAGTTCTGCAAGTATTTTCCGCAGTTCGGGGTGCAGCCCACCGTGCTGACGGTGGACGAAAAGCAGGCTTCCTACCCTGTCCTTGACCCTTCCTTTGAGAAAGAAGTGCCGCAGGGCCTGCAGGTACGCCGCACGCCCACCACTGAGCCTTTCGAATATTACAAGAAGCTGACGGGCAAAAAAGAAATCCCGTTCAGCGGCTTCGCCAACCAGAAGAAGGCAGACACGGTGGTGGACAAGCTGTTCAAGTTTGTGCGGGGCAACCTGTTTATACCTGATGCCCGCGTGGGCTGGAACAAGCACGCGCTGAAAAAGGCGGGTGAGTTGCTGCAGGACGGCACATATAAAGCTGTCATCACCACCAGCCCCCCGCACTCCACCCAGCTCATCGGCATGAAGCTCAAGAAGCAATTCCACCTGCCCTGGATAGCGGACCTGCGCGACCCCTGGACCAACATCCACTACTACGACCAGCTGCACCACACGCCGCTGGCCAGGCGGCTCGACGAGAAATATGAGCGGCAGGTGCTGGAGCAGGCCGACGCCATCATCGTGACGAGCGAGGACACCAAACGGCTCTTCCTCAACAAGCCCGTGAACATCAGCGCGGACAAGATTCATGTGATACCGAACGGCTACGACGAGGATGATTTTATAGATCCCTCGGCCCCGCCTGAAAATGAATTGCTGATTACCTACACCGGCACCATCACCGAGAGCTATAACATCGACGTGTTCCTGAAGGCGCTGGCGCATATGATGTCGGTACACAGCAAGGTGTCTTACAGGCTGCGCTTCGTGGGCCAGGTGTCGGAGGGTGTGAAGAAGCGCATTGAGAAAGCTGGGGTTTTGGGCATCACCGAGTTCATCCCCTACGTGCCGCACGAGCAGGCCATCCAGTACCTGATGCAGAGCACCGTGCTGCTGCTGGCCATTGCCGATGTGGACACTGTGTATGCCAACGTGCCGGGCAAGCTGTTTGAGTATCTGGCCTCCAACAAGCCCATCATCTGCCTGGGTCCCGTCCACTCCGACACCGACCGCATCATAGACGAGTGCGGCGCCGGGCGGCTTTTCCATTACACCGCCTACGACCTGATGGTGGACCACCTGACGCAGCTCAGCAAGGCCTGGCTCATCAACCCCAACCAGGACCTGCCCTATATAAACCACGCCCGCTACTCCAGGAGAGCCCTGACAGCGGAACTCGCAGCGGTGGTGAAAAAGCTGACGCGGCACAGATAA
- a CDS encoding sulfite exporter TauE/SafE family protein: protein MKVLLIPIAALALAAAILLYTTGYYLTLLAAVPAAVTDQLSSELFLYMLAGFVAQMIDGALGMAYGLSSTTFLLAMGVPAAAASASVHTSEIFTSGVSGLMHLRFGNVNRKLFQTLLLPGVIGAVLGAYILSSLEHYDYIIKPVVASYTMVLGVLIIRKAYQLRKKGAEMKNVAPLAIFGGFMDSIGGGGWGPIVSSTLMARGHCPRFTIGSVNLTEFFVALASSITFFTMIGLVHWQIILGLILGGVFAAPVAASLTRRLPVKTIKLIVGAVVILISLRTIGTALCAL, encoded by the coding sequence ATGAAAGTACTTCTTATACCCATTGCTGCCCTGGCATTGGCTGCAGCTATACTGCTGTACACAACAGGCTATTATCTGACCCTGCTAGCCGCTGTGCCAGCTGCAGTAACCGACCAACTAAGCTCAGAGCTTTTCCTGTATATGCTGGCTGGCTTTGTGGCGCAGATGATAGACGGGGCCTTGGGCATGGCATACGGCCTTAGCTCCACCACCTTTTTGCTGGCTATGGGCGTTCCGGCCGCCGCCGCCAGTGCCAGTGTCCATACCTCAGAGATCTTCACTAGCGGTGTATCGGGTCTGATGCACCTCAGGTTCGGTAACGTGAACAGGAAGCTGTTCCAAACGCTGCTGCTGCCGGGTGTCATCGGAGCTGTGCTGGGGGCTTATATACTCTCGTCGCTGGAGCATTATGACTACATCATAAAGCCAGTCGTTGCCTCCTACACCATGGTGTTAGGGGTACTCATCATCCGGAAGGCCTACCAGCTCCGGAAGAAAGGGGCAGAGATGAAGAATGTGGCCCCCTTGGCTATTTTCGGCGGTTTTATGGATTCTATCGGCGGCGGTGGCTGGGGCCCAATCGTGTCGTCCACGCTGATGGCCCGCGGCCATTGCCCCCGCTTTACCATTGGCTCTGTGAACCTGACCGAGTTCTTTGTGGCGCTGGCTTCCTCGATCACTTTTTTCACCATGATCGGACTGGTGCACTGGCAAATTATTCTGGGCTTGATTCTGGGAGGTGTCTTCGCGGCTCCTGTGGCTGCCTCTCTGACGAGGCGCCTCCCTGTCAAAACCATCAAGCTGATCGTTGGCGCAGTGGTTATCCTTATCAGCCTGAGAACAATTGGCACGGCATTATGCGCCCTTTAA
- a CDS encoding RrF2 family transcriptional regulator, which produces MLSKKAKYALKAMLYLTKNQDKGLIVISDIAGEERIPRKFLEAILVDLKTNGILHSVRGKNGGYSLAKSPSEISVGNIIRMIDGPLAPIPCVSHLYYRKCDECKDEASCEIRIVMKKVRDATAQILDNTFLNSLETIASLVEAQEHEQS; this is translated from the coding sequence ATGCTGTCTAAAAAAGCGAAATATGCATTGAAAGCCATGCTTTACCTTACAAAAAATCAGGATAAAGGGCTTATTGTTATTTCCGACATTGCCGGGGAAGAGCGCATTCCCCGCAAATTCCTGGAGGCCATCCTGGTAGACTTGAAGACGAATGGTATCTTACATAGTGTCAGGGGCAAGAACGGCGGTTATTCCTTAGCTAAAAGCCCCTCTGAAATATCCGTTGGGAATATTATCAGAATGATAGACGGCCCCTTGGCTCCCATCCCCTGCGTGAGTCATCTCTATTACCGGAAGTGCGACGAATGCAAAGATGAGGCCTCCTGTGAAATTCGAATCGTGATGAAGAAGGTGCGTGACGCCACCGCTCAAATACTGGACAATACTTTCCTGAACAGCCTGGAAACAATTGCAAGCCTGGTGGAAGCACAGGAGCACGAACAGAGCTAA
- a CDS encoding TonB-dependent receptor: protein MKNIILYLYLGLLPLIGFSQESNIIEVTGQVVDQDSKEPLPGTSVYIKGSVTGTVSDVNGDFVLRTKLRFPFTVVFSSIGFQPQEVEVQRIGSRLNIALVTQTMLGKEVVISASRMEESQLRSPVAIEKLDIRAIRETPAPSFYDALENVKGVQMTTSSLTFKVSNTRGFNIPNNFRFMQLVDGVDMQAATLGVPLGNAIGPTELDIASVEITPGAASALYGMNAINGMANLITKSPFLYQGLSLYQKTGVNHVDGKDHSPSLLTETAVRYARAFKDKWAFKVNASYMRGTDWRANSATDQNPNNLNTANPAFPALAGDNNPASDAWNRYGDENNNAVTISGVQYGGKSQSFLVRRTGYWERDLVSPTVDNLKFDAALHYRLNEKAELSYGYRVGRMDGVFQRGNKIQLDNVVVQNHRLELKGDDFFVRSYVSIENTGDSYNVKPLADNLQISSSGTNSAWGAIYKSALQAELDHDADLATAMQRARLAADKGRVEPGTAAFNALKNTITEINNWDHGAVIPGAPATGGAWLSQRSRLYHTDAQWDSKDRIRFANLLLGVDARVYEVIPDGNNFVDFSRPLHARTLPGGDNVYYKKFGAFGQLTRAFFGEKLKLYGSLRLDYNPEFDPKLNPRVAAVYTLAEHHNFRASFQNGFRFPSLFEALSYVNNGNVRRVGGLAYINEGLGYLDNSYTLASVNAFNAAVNQDVTDGLTAEQAARNNRSLLAKTDLAATEPERINSFEVGYRSVLLNNSLVIDADAYVNEYAGFLGQVEVAVPLSGEVGTDAGVLDMLAANRARQTRYRVYTNAKNNYRNYGSSLGLTYNFFSRFTLAGNVNYNNIRANAGQDIFVTGFNTPKWAANLSFGNREVLNNLGFNLVWRWQDAFLWESPLANGKVPAYHTVDAQATLKVPSLNATVKVGGANIFNNRYIQYAAGPTIGALYYAAVTFDGLLAR, encoded by the coding sequence ATGAAAAACATTATTCTATACTTATACCTGGGGCTCCTGCCTCTTATTGGCTTCTCTCAGGAGAGCAACATCATCGAAGTCACGGGCCAGGTGGTGGACCAGGACTCCAAAGAGCCCCTGCCGGGAACTAGCGTATATATAAAAGGCTCCGTCACGGGCACGGTCTCCGATGTCAACGGCGACTTTGTGCTCCGAACGAAACTGAGATTTCCCTTCACCGTCGTATTTTCATCTATTGGCTTTCAGCCACAGGAAGTGGAGGTGCAGCGTATCGGCTCCCGGCTCAACATTGCGCTGGTGACGCAGACGATGCTCGGGAAGGAGGTGGTTATCTCCGCCTCGCGCATGGAGGAAAGCCAGCTTCGCTCTCCCGTGGCCATCGAGAAACTGGATATCAGGGCCATCCGGGAAACGCCGGCGCCCAGCTTCTACGACGCGCTGGAGAACGTGAAGGGCGTGCAGATGACCACCTCCAGCCTCACCTTCAAGGTGTCGAACACCCGTGGCTTCAACATCCCCAACAATTTCCGGTTCATGCAGCTGGTGGACGGCGTGGACATGCAGGCCGCCACGCTCGGAGTACCACTCGGCAACGCTATCGGGCCAACGGAGCTGGACATCGCCAGCGTGGAGATAACCCCGGGGGCTGCCTCCGCGCTATATGGGATGAACGCCATCAACGGCATGGCCAACCTGATTACCAAGAGCCCCTTCCTGTACCAGGGGCTCAGCCTTTACCAAAAGACGGGTGTGAACCATGTGGACGGCAAAGACCACAGCCCAAGCCTGCTGACCGAGACGGCCGTGCGCTATGCCAGGGCTTTCAAAGACAAGTGGGCCTTCAAAGTGAACGCAAGCTATATGCGCGGCACCGACTGGCGCGCCAACTCTGCCACCGACCAGAACCCCAATAACCTGAACACGGCTAACCCCGCCTTTCCTGCACTGGCCGGAGACAACAACCCCGCTTCAGATGCCTGGAACAGGTACGGCGACGAGAACAACAACGCCGTCACCATCAGCGGGGTGCAGTACGGTGGCAAAAGCCAGTCCTTCCTGGTCCGCAGGACGGGCTATTGGGAGCGCGACCTGGTAAGCCCCACCGTGGACAATCTTAAGTTTGATGCAGCGCTGCACTACCGCCTGAATGAGAAGGCGGAGCTGTCGTACGGCTACCGGGTAGGCAGGATGGACGGGGTGTTCCAGCGCGGCAACAAAATTCAGCTGGACAATGTGGTAGTGCAGAACCACAGGCTGGAGCTCAAAGGCGATGACTTCTTCGTGCGATCCTACGTCTCTATCGAGAACACCGGCGACTCCTACAACGTGAAGCCCCTGGCCGACAACCTGCAGATTAGCAGCAGCGGCACCAACAGCGCGTGGGGAGCCATATATAAATCGGCGCTGCAGGCGGAACTGGACCACGACGCCGACCTGGCCACCGCCATGCAGCGGGCGAGGCTGGCCGCAGACAAGGGACGGGTAGAGCCGGGCACGGCTGCCTTCAATGCCCTGAAGAACACCATCACGGAGATTAACAACTGGGACCACGGGGCTGTGATTCCGGGTGCCCCGGCCACAGGGGGAGCGTGGCTCTCGCAGCGAAGCCGCCTCTACCACACCGACGCACAGTGGGACTCTAAAGACAGGATAAGGTTCGCTAACCTGCTGCTGGGGGTGGATGCACGCGTATATGAGGTCATTCCGGACGGCAACAACTTTGTTGATTTCTCGAGACCGCTGCATGCACGGACACTGCCCGGCGGCGACAATGTGTATTACAAGAAGTTCGGCGCCTTCGGCCAGCTTACCAGAGCCTTCTTCGGGGAAAAACTGAAACTGTACGGCTCCCTGCGCCTGGACTACAACCCCGAATTCGACCCGAAGCTCAACCCCCGGGTTGCTGCTGTCTACACGCTGGCGGAGCACCATAATTTCAGGGCCTCCTTTCAGAATGGATTCCGGTTCCCGTCGCTGTTTGAGGCGCTGTCATATGTCAACAACGGTAATGTGCGCAGAGTGGGCGGGCTGGCCTATATAAACGAGGGCCTGGGCTACCTCGACAATTCCTACACGCTCGCATCCGTGAACGCCTTCAACGCGGCCGTGAACCAGGATGTGACAGATGGTTTGACAGCGGAACAGGCGGCACGGAACAACAGGAGCCTGCTTGCCAAAACCGACCTGGCCGCCACCGAGCCGGAGCGCATTAACTCCTTCGAGGTAGGTTACAGGAGCGTGCTGCTCAATAACTCGCTGGTGATAGACGCAGACGCCTATGTAAACGAGTATGCCGGTTTTCTGGGGCAGGTGGAGGTGGCCGTGCCTTTATCGGGAGAGGTTGGCACCGATGCCGGTGTGCTGGACATGCTGGCAGCGAACCGTGCCCGGCAAACCAGGTACCGGGTATATACCAACGCCAAAAACAACTACCGCAACTATGGCTCGTCGCTGGGCCTCACGTACAACTTCTTCAGCAGGTTCACGCTGGCGGGCAATGTCAACTACAACAACATCAGGGCGAACGCAGGGCAGGATATTTTCGTGACCGGCTTCAATACGCCAAAGTGGGCAGCAAACCTTTCCTTTGGAAACCGCGAGGTGCTGAATAACCTCGGCTTCAACCTTGTGTGGCGCTGGCAGGATGCCTTCCTGTGGGAGAGCCCGCTGGCTAACGGCAAAGTGCCCGCCTACCATACCGTGGATGCCCAGGCCACGCTGAAAGTGCCTTCCTTGAACGCAACCGTAAAGGTGGGAGGCGCCAACATCTTCAACAATAGGTACATCCAGTATGCGGCAGGACCGACCATCGGGGCGCTCTACTATGCGGCCGTTACCTTCGACGGATTATTGGCCAGGTGA
- a CDS encoding DUF429 domain-containing protein, protein MEERTQHMGVDYGAKMAGTTAAAMLAEGKLRVWQSQAGQDADRWLRELVLQQQAKVVYIDAPLTLPAIYGQATHSAASDYFYRQADRELQAMSPMFIGGLTARAIQLRAQLAQNGVAALETYPSALIRLLLPELQGYKKDPAALPAFAAALQGLLPFQLQEQPRNWHQFDAALAWLSGYRHEAGQSVLYGDAREGRIIV, encoded by the coding sequence ATGGAAGAGAGAACGCAGCACATGGGTGTCGACTACGGCGCTAAAATGGCGGGCACCACCGCCGCTGCCATGCTGGCTGAGGGGAAATTGCGCGTATGGCAGAGCCAGGCGGGCCAGGATGCAGACAGATGGCTGCGTGAACTGGTGCTGCAGCAGCAGGCAAAGGTGGTATATATAGACGCCCCGCTGACGCTGCCTGCTATATACGGCCAGGCCACCCACTCCGCTGCATCCGACTACTTTTACCGACAGGCCGACCGGGAGTTGCAGGCCATGTCGCCGATGTTTATCGGGGGACTGACGGCGCGGGCCATCCAGTTGCGGGCGCAACTGGCTCAAAATGGCGTGGCAGCACTCGAAACATATCCCTCGGCCCTGATTCGCCTGCTGCTGCCCGAACTGCAGGGCTACAAAAAAGACCCTGCCGCGCTCCCTGCTTTCGCAGCGGCATTGCAGGGCCTGCTTCCCTTTCAGTTACAGGAGCAACCCCGGAACTGGCACCAGTTCGACGCCGCGCTTGCCTGGCTCAGCGGCTACCGGCACGAGGCGGGGCAGTCGGTGCTTTACGGCGACGCGCGGGAGGGGCGCATCATTGTTTAG
- a CDS encoding chromate resistance protein ChrB domain-containing protein, with protein sequence MNWITRERPKVDRIACPWLIRRFIDKEAVFFFVPYQQVVEKAKELDATPFDIPEAELTHYNDRCTFDCFLENYQLTDRALLVMAPIIRGADTDDHSLTAQSAGLWAISAGLAANINDDQDLLDKGMLVYDALYTWAKHLQGVKHLQQPSENLFLQVFNKYMQEQKEKKIPAWAQGLKEIIQDQIDTNLSISLKEIAEGLQMHPAYVSREFSRYFDNMSYGEYIRKLRIEKALHLLHASSHSLSEIAYLTGFSDQSHFTRIFRKYTGQSPSGYKKSLAKGKKDSKG encoded by the coding sequence ATGAACTGGATCACACGAGAGCGCCCTAAGGTGGATAGAATAGCCTGTCCGTGGCTTATCAGGAGATTTATAGACAAAGAGGCTGTTTTTTTCTTTGTGCCCTACCAGCAGGTAGTGGAAAAGGCAAAAGAACTGGACGCAACCCCGTTTGATATACCGGAGGCCGAGCTTACCCACTACAACGACCGCTGCACGTTTGATTGTTTTCTGGAGAATTACCAGCTGACAGATCGCGCCTTGCTCGTGATGGCGCCCATTATCCGGGGAGCGGACACCGACGATCACAGCCTAACGGCCCAATCGGCCGGTTTGTGGGCGATCTCGGCCGGATTAGCAGCCAATATAAATGATGACCAGGATTTGCTGGACAAGGGGATGCTTGTTTACGACGCCTTGTATACCTGGGCTAAGCACCTGCAGGGAGTAAAGCACCTGCAGCAGCCGTCTGAAAACCTGTTCCTCCAGGTGTTCAATAAATATATGCAGGAACAGAAAGAGAAGAAGATACCGGCATGGGCACAGGGACTGAAAGAGATTATACAAGACCAGATCGATACCAACCTCAGTATCAGCCTTAAGGAGATAGCTGAAGGACTGCAGATGCACCCTGCCTATGTATCCCGGGAGTTCTCCAGGTATTTTGATAACATGTCGTACGGAGAGTATATCCGGAAACTGCGCATCGAGAAGGCCCTGCACCTGCTCCACGCTTCATCCCATTCTCTCTCAGAGATTGCTTACCTCACCGGCTTCTCTGATCAAAGCCATTTTACCCGCATTTTCAGGAAGTATACTGGCCAGAGCCCTTCTGGCTATAAAAAAAGCCTGGCAAAAGGTAAAAAGGATTCCAAAGGTTAA
- the ffh gene encoding signal recognition particle protein — protein sequence MFDNLSNKLEQAFKTLKGQGSITEINVAQTIKEVRRALVDADVNYKVAKTVTDKIKDEAMGRDVLIAVSPGQLMVKIVHEELTELMGGQKQDINLKGDPAIILIAGLQGSGKTTFTGKLANHIKRQGRSVLVAACDVYRPAAINQLQVLAEQVGVEAYTEPEKKNPVQIALNAIEHARKTNKKVVIIDTAGRLAVDEAMMKEIAEIKQAVKPSETLFVVDSMTGQDAVNTAKTFNERINFDGVVLTKLDGDSRGGAALSIRAVVEKPIKFISTGEKMEALDLFYPDRMAQRILGMGDVISLVERAQQAFDEDEAKRINKKIRKNQFNFDDFLTQLEQIKKMGDIKDLVGMIPGVGKALKDVEIDEGAFKPIEAIIRSMTPAERENPDMISGSRRQRIAKGSGTDITQVNNLMKQFNDMRKMMRSMNKMSGKRGGLGNLANMMKQR from the coding sequence ATGTTTGATAATTTAAGTAACAAATTAGAGCAAGCCTTCAAGACGCTGAAAGGCCAGGGAAGCATCACCGAAATCAACGTGGCGCAAACCATCAAGGAGGTGCGCCGTGCCCTGGTGGATGCGGACGTAAACTATAAAGTTGCCAAAACCGTCACCGACAAAATCAAAGACGAGGCCATGGGCCGCGATGTGCTCATCGCCGTGTCGCCGGGGCAGCTGATGGTGAAGATTGTGCACGAGGAGCTGACCGAACTGATGGGCGGCCAAAAGCAGGACATCAACCTGAAAGGCGACCCGGCCATTATCCTGATTGCGGGTTTGCAGGGCTCCGGTAAAACCACTTTCACCGGCAAGCTGGCCAACCACATCAAGCGCCAGGGCCGCAGCGTGCTGGTGGCCGCCTGCGACGTGTACCGCCCTGCTGCGATAAACCAGCTGCAGGTGCTGGCCGAGCAGGTGGGAGTAGAGGCCTACACTGAGCCGGAAAAAAAGAACCCCGTGCAGATTGCCCTCAATGCCATCGAGCACGCCCGCAAGACGAACAAGAAGGTAGTCATCATCGACACGGCCGGCCGCCTGGCCGTGGACGAGGCGATGATGAAGGAGATAGCCGAAATCAAGCAGGCCGTGAAGCCGTCGGAGACGCTGTTTGTGGTGGACTCCATGACAGGCCAGGATGCGGTGAACACCGCCAAAACCTTCAACGAGCGCATCAACTTCGATGGCGTGGTGCTGACGAAGCTGGACGGCGACTCGCGTGGCGGCGCGGCCCTTTCCATCCGGGCGGTGGTGGAGAAGCCCATTAAGTTTATATCCACCGGGGAAAAAATGGAGGCGCTCGACCTGTTCTACCCGGACCGTATGGCGCAGCGAATCCTCGGCATGGGTGACGTGATCTCCCTGGTGGAGCGGGCGCAGCAGGCCTTTGACGAGGACGAGGCCAAGCGCATCAACAAGAAAATCCGCAAAAACCAGTTCAACTTCGACGACTTCCTGACCCAGCTGGAGCAGATCAAGAAGATGGGCGACATCAAAGACCTGGTAGGGATGATTCCGGGTGTGGGCAAGGCGCTGAAAGACGTGGAGATAGACGAGGGCGCGTTCAAACCAATTGAGGCCATCATCCGTTCCATGACGCCCGCTGAGCGCGAGAACCCCGACATGATCAGCGGCAGCCGCCGGCAGCGCATCGCCAAAGGCAGTGGCACCGACATTACGCAGGTCAACAACCTGATGAAGCAGTTCAACGACATGCGCAAAATGATGCGCTCGATGAACAAGATGTCGGGCAAGCGCGGCGGCCTGGGCAACCTGGCCAATATGATGAAGCAGCGCTAA
- a CDS encoding nucleoside deaminase has protein sequence MNQDQTFMREAIRLSEDKMRQGYGGPFGAVVVRDGEIVARGFNNVLISKDPTAHAEVDAIRKASEALDTFDLSDCELYTSCEPCPMCLGAIYWARIRKVYYGNTRQDAARIGFDDALIYEEIGKPLAERKIPMQQLLPDEAQKVFEDWAQYADRKSY, from the coding sequence ATGAATCAAGACCAGACATTTATGCGGGAGGCCATACGCCTTTCAGAAGATAAGATGAGACAGGGATATGGCGGGCCGTTCGGTGCCGTGGTAGTCCGGGACGGGGAGATTGTGGCGCGGGGCTTCAACAACGTGCTTATTTCCAAGGACCCCACCGCCCACGCCGAGGTGGACGCCATCCGGAAAGCTTCTGAGGCACTGGACACCTTCGACCTTTCTGACTGCGAGCTATATACCAGTTGCGAACCCTGCCCAATGTGCCTCGGGGCCATCTACTGGGCCAGGATCAGGAAAGTGTACTACGGCAACACCCGCCAGGATGCGGCCCGCATCGGTTTTGACGATGCGCTCATATATGAAGAAATCGGAAAGCCACTGGCAGAACGGAAGATCCCGATGCAGCAGTTGCTGCCCGATGAGGCCCAGAAAGTGTTTGAGGACTGGGCGCAGTATGCGGATCGGAAAAGCTACTAA
- the chrA gene encoding chromate efflux transporter, producing MIKPVGDSGTMQSQTVQKKDANPSPPVKPAFREALLFWLKLGFISFGGPAGQIAIMHEFVVDKKRWVSDAKFLHALNYCMLLPGPEAQQLATYIGWLLHGVRGGLVAGILFVLPSVFILLGLSMAYVSYGTIPWVAALFYGLKPAVVAIVLLALFKIGKKSLVSGLHYILALASFCAIFFFDVPFPYIILAAMLAALLARKILPRLFSERKESAASAAGEQQAYYVHATSQVSHAALRPGKIIVRGLVVLFLWLVPYALFYMMSQEFGFWKNLSLFFTKAALVTFGGAYAVLPYVAQVAVENLNWLTRLQMIDGLSLGETTPGPLIMVLVFVGFMAGYNHYGGSLLMGALGLFTTTFFTFLPCFLFILVGAPLIERTQGDVRVKSVLGVVTAAVVGVILNLAVYFGRAVIVGQGQGIDWLALVWIAVSFVAMHRFKVGMIAWIAISAGAGLLHYLLQNHLL from the coding sequence ATGATAAAACCTGTTGGAGACAGCGGCACCATGCAAAGCCAAACTGTTCAGAAGAAAGATGCCAACCCTTCGCCGCCCGTAAAACCGGCCTTTAGGGAAGCCCTGCTGTTCTGGCTGAAACTGGGTTTCATCAGCTTCGGAGGGCCTGCCGGGCAGATTGCCATCATGCATGAGTTTGTGGTGGATAAAAAAAGGTGGGTTTCAGACGCGAAATTTCTGCATGCCCTCAACTACTGCATGCTGCTGCCGGGGCCGGAGGCGCAGCAACTGGCCACCTATATCGGCTGGCTGTTGCACGGCGTGCGGGGAGGGCTGGTTGCAGGCATTCTGTTTGTGCTGCCCTCGGTGTTTATTCTGCTGGGCCTGAGCATGGCCTACGTCAGCTACGGCACCATTCCGTGGGTGGCGGCCTTGTTTTACGGACTGAAGCCTGCGGTCGTGGCGATTGTGCTGCTGGCGCTTTTCAAAATCGGTAAAAAGTCGCTGGTGAGCGGTCTGCATTATATACTGGCGCTGGCAAGTTTCTGCGCCATCTTTTTCTTTGATGTTCCATTCCCCTATATCATCCTGGCCGCTATGCTGGCGGCGCTGCTGGCGCGCAAAATACTTCCTCGTCTTTTCAGTGAGCGGAAAGAGAGCGCTGCATCTGCCGCCGGGGAGCAGCAGGCATACTATGTGCATGCCACAAGCCAGGTGAGTCACGCAGCCCTGCGCCCCGGCAAAATTATAGTGCGAGGGTTGGTGGTGCTGTTCCTTTGGCTGGTGCCTTATGCGCTGTTCTATATGATGAGCCAGGAGTTCGGCTTCTGGAAAAACCTGTCGCTCTTTTTTACAAAGGCGGCGCTGGTAACATTTGGGGGCGCATATGCCGTGCTGCCGTATGTGGCGCAGGTGGCGGTCGAAAACTTAAACTGGCTCACCCGGCTCCAGATGATCGACGGGCTGTCGCTGGGGGAAACCACACCTGGGCCCCTGATCATGGTCCTGGTGTTTGTGGGTTTCATGGCGGGGTATAACCACTATGGCGGTTCGCTGCTGATGGGCGCTTTGGGACTCTTCACCACTACTTTCTTTACCTTCCTGCCCTGCTTCCTCTTCATACTGGTAGGTGCCCCGCTTATTGAGCGCACCCAGGGTGACGTGCGGGTAAAGTCGGTGCTGGGGGTTGTCACGGCGGCCGTGGTGGGGGTAATCCTGAACCTGGCAGTGTATTTCGGCAGGGCCGTCATTGTGGGGCAGGGGCAGGGAATAGACTGGCTGGCGCTCGTCTGGATTGCCGTGTCTTTCGTGGCGATGCACCGTTTCAAGGTCGGGATGA